The following proteins come from a genomic window of Micromonospora echinofusca:
- a CDS encoding complex I subunit 1/NuoH family protein, with protein sequence MPLWLELVIRVGGVLVAFLTLPLLVGQAEHKVMAHMQGRLGPMYAGGFHGWAQLVADGVKFVQKEDVTPREADRAVFRLAPAVALVPYLLVLLVIPLGPDDLVGQPLDIGLFFVLAVVGVGVVAVLMSAWASANKYSLLGGLRGAAQLLGYELPLVLAAASVAMAAGTLSLSGIVEAWQPWWLLWQAPAMVVFFLAGLAEIRRPPFDMPVADSELVFGYMTEYTGLRFAFFLLAEYVGIVVIAALTTVLFLGGWQGPFADAQLGWLWTLLKVFAVSFLIIWIRVSYPRLREDQLQRLCWLVLVPVSLGQLVLTAAVRVAL encoded by the coding sequence ATGCCACTGTGGCTGGAGCTGGTCATCCGCGTGGGGGGCGTGCTCGTCGCCTTCCTCACCCTGCCGCTGCTGGTTGGGCAGGCCGAGCACAAGGTGATGGCGCACATGCAGGGCCGGCTCGGCCCGATGTACGCGGGCGGCTTCCACGGCTGGGCCCAGCTGGTCGCCGACGGCGTGAAGTTCGTGCAGAAGGAGGACGTCACGCCCCGCGAGGCGGACCGGGCGGTGTTCCGGCTCGCCCCGGCGGTCGCGCTCGTGCCCTACCTGCTGGTCCTGCTGGTGATCCCGCTCGGCCCGGACGACCTGGTCGGGCAGCCGCTGGACATCGGCCTGTTCTTCGTGCTGGCCGTCGTGGGCGTGGGCGTCGTGGCGGTGCTGATGTCGGCCTGGGCGTCGGCCAACAAGTACAGCCTCCTCGGCGGCCTGCGCGGGGCGGCGCAGCTGCTCGGCTACGAGCTGCCGCTGGTGCTGGCCGCCGCCTCGGTGGCGATGGCGGCCGGCACGCTCAGCCTCTCCGGCATCGTCGAGGCATGGCAGCCGTGGTGGCTGCTCTGGCAGGCCCCCGCCATGGTCGTCTTCTTCCTCGCCGGGCTCGCGGAGATCCGCCGCCCGCCGTTCGACATGCCGGTCGCCGACTCGGAGCTGGTCTTCGGCTACATGACGGAGTACACGGGCCTGCGGTTCGCGTTCTTCCTGCTCGCCGAGTACGTCGGCATCGTGGTGATCGCCGCCCTCACCACCGTGCTCTTCCTCGGCGGCTGGCAGGGCCCGTTCGCCGACGCGCAGCTCGGCTGGCTGTGGACCCTGCTGAAGGTCTTCGCCGTCTCGTTCCTGATCATCTGGATCCGGGTCTCCTACCCCCGGCTGCGCGAGGACCAGCTCCAGCGCCTCTGCTGGCTCGTCCTGGTCCCCGTCTCCCTGGGGCAGCTCGTCCTCACGGCCGCCGTCCGCGTCGCGCTCTAG
- a CDS encoding NADH-quinone oxidoreductase subunit B, with amino-acid sequence MQVPGVLGEPIRFVLNWGRRYSLWVFNFGLACCAIEFIATSMGRHDFMRLGVIPFAHGPRQADLMVVSGTVTDKMAPAIKRLYDQMPEPKYVISFGACSNCGGPYWDSYSVTKGVDQLIPVDVYVPGCPPRPEALLHGILRLQEKIAAEQSGIGGVPRPDALAAPVDAAPRPVESLTAPPVRPPAD; translated from the coding sequence GTGCAGGTGCCGGGAGTGCTCGGTGAGCCGATCCGGTTCGTGCTGAACTGGGGCCGCCGCTACTCGCTCTGGGTCTTCAACTTCGGCCTGGCCTGCTGCGCGATCGAGTTCATCGCCACCAGCATGGGCCGGCACGACTTCATGCGGCTGGGCGTGATCCCGTTCGCGCACGGGCCCCGGCAGGCCGACCTCATGGTCGTCTCCGGGACGGTCACCGACAAGATGGCCCCCGCGATCAAGCGGCTCTACGACCAGATGCCCGAGCCGAAGTACGTCATCTCGTTCGGTGCGTGCTCCAACTGCGGCGGCCCCTACTGGGACTCGTACTCGGTGACCAAGGGCGTCGACCAGCTCATCCCGGTCGACGTCTACGTGCCCGGCTGCCCGCCCCGGCCCGAGGCGCTGCTGCACGGCATCCTGCGTCTCCAGGAGAAGATCGCCGCCGAGCAGTCCGGCATCGGCGGCGTGCCCCGGCCCGACGCGCTCGCCGCGCCGGTCGACGCCGCGCCCCGCCCGGTGGAGTCCCTCACCGCGCCCCCGGTACGGCCCCCGGCCGACTGA
- a CDS encoding DUF2252 domain-containing protein, whose translation MNHSADQRSAHIVDVLTEEFGASMALDPAAFRRKFRKMAASPFAFYRGSASLFYADQVGDFADDRFLDDRTSRVWIHGDLHAENFGTYMNASGQLVFNVNDFDEAYVGPFSWDLKRLAASVALLGYAKALSDRAISDLVTGFAQSYLTELRAIAAGGDDAIGSITLDNADGVLRRVLQQARLSTRVDLLATQTTIDNYERRFSLGDGVFEIDAETRERVCAAFEDYLGTLPTSSAQSRPVATHIKDVVLRKGVGIGSAGLPSYNLLLEGHTQALENDVVIYMKQAQVPAVARHIADESVAGYFQHQGHRTAESQRALQAHADPWLGFTELDGAGQLVAEVSPYAADLDWSDVNEPEELAGVLADLGRAVARMHSVADDESSHDLVDYSTEEAIVAAVDADEAGFVAHLVDFAHAYGVRARQDHQLFVDLFRNGRLPGL comes from the coding sequence ATGAACCACTCCGCCGACCAGCGTTCCGCCCACATCGTCGACGTACTCACCGAGGAGTTCGGCGCGTCGATGGCTCTCGACCCGGCCGCCTTCCGGCGCAAGTTCCGCAAGATGGCCGCGTCGCCGTTCGCCTTCTACCGGGGCAGCGCCTCGCTCTTCTACGCCGACCAGGTCGGCGACTTCGCCGACGACCGGTTCCTCGACGACCGCACCAGCCGGGTGTGGATCCACGGCGACCTGCACGCGGAGAACTTCGGCACGTACATGAACGCCTCCGGGCAGCTCGTGTTCAACGTCAACGACTTCGACGAGGCGTACGTGGGGCCGTTCAGCTGGGACCTGAAGCGGCTCGCGGCCAGCGTGGCGCTGCTCGGCTACGCCAAGGCGCTCTCCGACCGGGCGATCAGCGACCTGGTCACCGGCTTCGCGCAGTCGTACCTGACCGAGCTGCGGGCCATCGCCGCCGGTGGCGACGACGCGATCGGCTCGATCACCCTGGACAACGCCGACGGCGTGCTGCGCCGGGTGCTCCAGCAGGCGCGGCTCAGCACCCGGGTCGACCTGCTCGCCACGCAGACCACCATCGACAACTACGAGCGCCGGTTCTCGCTGGGCGACGGCGTCTTCGAGATCGACGCCGAGACCCGGGAGCGGGTCTGCGCCGCGTTCGAGGACTACCTCGGCACGCTGCCCACCTCCTCCGCCCAGTCCCGTCCGGTGGCCACGCACATCAAGGACGTGGTGCTGCGCAAGGGCGTGGGCATCGGCTCGGCCGGGCTGCCGTCGTACAACCTGCTGCTGGAGGGGCACACCCAGGCGCTGGAGAACGACGTCGTCATCTACATGAAGCAGGCCCAGGTGCCGGCGGTGGCCCGACACATCGCCGACGAGTCGGTCGCGGGCTACTTCCAGCACCAGGGGCACCGCACCGCCGAGTCGCAGCGCGCACTCCAGGCGCACGCCGACCCGTGGCTGGGCTTCACCGAGCTGGACGGGGCCGGCCAGCTCGTCGCCGAGGTCTCCCCGTACGCGGCCGACCTCGACTGGTCCGACGTGAACGAGCCGGAGGAGCTGGCCGGGGTGCTGGCCGACCTGGGCCGGGCGGTCGCCCGGATGCACTCGGTGGCCGACGACGAGTCCAGCCACGACCTGGTCGACTACTCCACCGAGGAGGCGATCGTGGCGGCCGTGGACGCCGACGAGGCGGGCTTCGTGGCCCACCTGGTCGACTTCGCCCACGCGTACGGCGTCCGCGCCCGACAGGACCACCAGCTCTTCGTCGACCTGTTCCGCAACGGCCGGCTGCCCGGCCTCTGA
- a CDS encoding VOC family protein → MTMLENPVPPTETVVPLLPCVDPDATLAFWRALGFAVTYEQKKPYLSLAFRWSGFELQYKAASGNVDAALEDTGGCLVMVDDVAPYHAAFTEAMRRAYGRVLDKGLPRMTRYRPGASRFTVLDPSGNSIVFIRRDEPTELEYGGSKRLEGLARVLDNARILREFKTDDRAAFRALNSGLRRHGDGASVVQQATALAMLVELCTALDEPERVAEFGARLRQLALTGQERREVESAVADPALLTSWLPTGT, encoded by the coding sequence ATGACGATGCTGGAAAACCCCGTCCCGCCGACCGAGACCGTCGTGCCGTTGCTGCCCTGCGTCGATCCCGACGCGACGCTGGCCTTCTGGCGTGCGTTGGGCTTCGCCGTGACCTACGAGCAGAAGAAGCCCTACCTGTCCCTGGCGTTCCGGTGGAGCGGGTTCGAGCTGCAATACAAGGCCGCGTCCGGCAACGTGGATGCGGCGCTGGAGGACACCGGCGGATGCCTCGTGATGGTCGACGACGTCGCGCCCTACCACGCCGCGTTCACCGAGGCCATGCGCCGCGCGTACGGCAGGGTGCTCGACAAGGGGCTGCCCCGGATGACCCGGTACCGGCCGGGCGCCTCCCGGTTCACCGTCCTGGACCCGTCCGGAAACTCGATCGTCTTCATTCGGCGGGACGAGCCGACGGAGCTGGAGTACGGCGGTTCCAAGCGGCTCGAAGGGCTGGCCCGGGTCCTGGACAACGCGCGGATCCTGCGGGAGTTCAAGACCGATGACCGCGCCGCGTTCCGGGCGCTGAACTCGGGGCTGCGCCGCCATGGCGACGGCGCGTCGGTCGTGCAGCAGGCGACTGCGCTCGCCATGCTCGTCGAGCTGTGCACGGCCCTCGACGAGCCGGAACGGGTGGCGGAGTTCGGGGCCCGGCTCCGGCAGCTCGCCCTGACCGGGCAGGAGCGTCGTGAGGTCGAATCCGCCGTCGCCGACCCCGCCCTGCTCACGTCGTGGCTGCCGACGGGGACCTGA
- a CDS encoding MGMT family protein, which yields MRPDEYVEAVLELVERIPPGRVMSYGAVADALAERSGRASARLVGSIMARHGGGVPWYRVVNSAGRLPPGHEREARERLRAEGTPLRGTGVDMTASWSPEEGM from the coding sequence GTGAGACCTGACGAGTACGTCGAGGCGGTGCTGGAGCTCGTCGAGCGGATCCCGCCCGGCCGGGTGATGTCGTACGGGGCGGTCGCCGACGCGCTGGCGGAACGCTCGGGGCGGGCGTCGGCGCGGCTGGTCGGTTCGATCATGGCCCGGCACGGCGGGGGCGTGCCCTGGTACCGGGTCGTGAACTCGGCCGGCCGCCTGCCGCCCGGGCACGAGCGGGAGGCGCGGGAGCGGCTGCGCGCCGAGGGCACGCCGCTGCGCGGCACCGGGGTGGACATGACGGCGAGCTGGTCCCCCGAGGAGGGGATGTGA
- a CDS encoding glucose 1-dehydrogenase — MRAVTVNPGVADSLRLVEDHPEPLPEEGAILVEALAVGICGTDHEIIAGQYGEAPPGADRLVLGHESLGRVLEDPSGTLQPGDLVAGVVRHPDPVPCPNCAVDEWDMCRNGQFTEHGIKALPGFARDRWRLQPRFAVGLDPSLAPVGMLLEPTSVVAKAWEHIERIGARAEWQPRSVLVTGAGPIGLLAALLATQRGLAVHVLDRNTTGPKPGLVRALGASYHTESVCELDFEPDVVLECTGAPVVVLDVMYKIAPTGIVCLTGVSSGGRTIDLDAGALNRSLVLENNVVFGSVNANRRHWDLAAAALARADPSWLDALITRRVPVEGYAEAYTPEPDDIKVVLEFGS; from the coding sequence GTGCGCGCTGTGACTGTCAACCCGGGGGTCGCCGACTCACTGCGGCTGGTCGAGGACCATCCGGAACCGCTGCCCGAGGAGGGCGCGATCCTGGTCGAGGCGCTGGCGGTGGGGATCTGCGGCACCGACCACGAGATCATCGCCGGCCAGTACGGCGAGGCGCCGCCCGGCGCGGACCGGCTGGTGCTGGGGCACGAGTCGCTGGGCCGGGTGCTGGAGGACCCGTCGGGCACCCTGCAACCCGGCGACCTGGTGGCGGGCGTCGTCCGGCACCCCGACCCGGTGCCCTGCCCGAACTGCGCGGTCGACGAGTGGGACATGTGCCGCAACGGCCAGTTCACCGAGCACGGCATCAAGGCCCTGCCCGGCTTCGCCCGGGACCGCTGGCGGCTGCAACCCCGCTTCGCCGTGGGGCTGGACCCGTCCCTCGCCCCGGTCGGCATGCTGCTGGAACCGACCAGCGTGGTGGCGAAGGCGTGGGAGCACATCGAGCGCATCGGTGCCCGCGCCGAGTGGCAGCCGCGCAGCGTACTGGTCACCGGGGCCGGGCCGATCGGCCTCCTGGCCGCGCTGCTGGCCACGCAGCGCGGGCTCGCCGTGCACGTGCTGGACCGCAACACCACCGGGCCGAAGCCGGGTCTGGTACGCGCGCTCGGGGCGAGCTACCACACCGAGTCCGTCTGCGAGCTGGACTTCGAGCCGGACGTGGTGCTGGAGTGCACCGGGGCGCCGGTCGTCGTCCTCGACGTGATGTACAAGATCGCGCCGACCGGCATCGTCTGCCTGACCGGCGTCTCCAGCGGCGGGCGGACCATCGACCTCGACGCCGGGGCGCTCAACCGCTCCCTGGTGCTGGAGAACAACGTGGTCTTCGGCTCGGTGAACGCCAACCGCCGGCACTGGGACCTCGCCGCCGCCGCGCTGGCCCGTGCCGACCCGTCCTGGCTCGACGCGCTGATCACCCGCCGGGTGCCCGTGGAGGGGTACGCCGAGGCGTACACCCCCGAGCCGGACGACATCAAGGTGGTGCTGGAGTTCGGCTCCTGA
- a CDS encoding NADH-quinone oxidoreductase subunit C, which yields MTPEEVGQRMVALLAPVEVTPSVSGGQAHARATVDVPPVNWPDALRAARDDAELACDYFDWLSAVDELAEGFDVVAHLWSTTRRHGLLLRTRVPRESPAVASVVDVYPGAAWHERETHEMFGIDFPGHGGLAPLLLPPEFEGHPLRKEFVLASRVAKPWPGAKEPGESEAGGGRRPIRPPGVPAPGEWGTTPTPAGAGGVGEGPRGGTPARPARERPARPAPGARPPRTARPAPTTDGPAASERSGDDGGTP from the coding sequence ATGACTCCGGAAGAGGTCGGCCAGCGGATGGTCGCGCTGCTCGCGCCCGTCGAGGTGACCCCCTCGGTCTCCGGTGGCCAGGCGCACGCCCGCGCCACCGTCGACGTACCGCCGGTGAACTGGCCGGACGCGCTCCGCGCCGCCCGCGACGACGCCGAGTTGGCCTGCGACTACTTCGACTGGCTCTCCGCGGTCGACGAGCTCGCCGAAGGCTTCGACGTGGTGGCGCACCTCTGGTCCACCACCCGCCGGCACGGCCTCCTGCTGCGTACCCGGGTGCCCCGGGAGTCCCCGGCCGTCGCCTCGGTGGTCGACGTCTACCCGGGTGCCGCGTGGCACGAGCGGGAGACGCACGAGATGTTCGGCATCGACTTTCCCGGCCACGGCGGGCTGGCGCCGCTGCTGCTGCCGCCCGAGTTCGAGGGGCACCCGCTGCGCAAGGAGTTCGTGCTCGCCTCCCGGGTGGCGAAGCCGTGGCCGGGCGCCAAGGAACCGGGCGAGTCCGAGGCCGGCGGCGGGCGCCGGCCGATCCGCCCGCCGGGCGTGCCCGCGCCGGGGGAGTGGGGTACGACGCCGACGCCGGCCGGCGCGGGCGGGGTCGGGGAGGGGCCGCGCGGCGGCACCCCGGCCCGGCCGGCCCGGGAGCGGCCCGCCCGGCCGGCCCCGGGGGCCCGTCCACCCCGTACCGCCCGGCCCGCCCCCACCACCGACGGCCCGGCCGCGTCGGAGCGGTCCGGCGACGACGGAGGTACGCCCTGA
- a CDS encoding pyridoxal phosphate-dependent decarboxylase family protein, producing the protein MIDDEADRRALPGNGLPAERVLAEVRALRAADRPTHGGRLFAYVYDPAVPGLDELAAAAYAGSAHVNGLDPTAFPSLLAMENALVGAAARLLGGGPGSAAPDVVGSVTSGGTESLILAVKAARDAHPEIAAPRIVVPASAHAAFAKAAHYLRVAVDTVPVSASTLRPAAADVAAAIGPDTVLVACSAPSYAHGVVDPVAEIAGAAATAGVRCHVDACFGGWTLPYLRRLGVDVPPFDFAVAGVTSISVDLHKYAYAPKGVSVLLHRDAALRAPQYFAYADWPGYTMVNPVIASTRSGGPIAAAYATLRHLGDDGYLRLAAATRDAVAGLADAVRAADGLRLMAEPESTVVCFTATDAGLDLFVLVDELAARGWHTQPQLSYADLPPSVHLTVTAAVAPRVAEFGPDLAAAVAATRAAGPVALPAELLALATTLTPDALTPDLVAGLAAGLGLTGPAPTAADSAGAEEAAGPAAPADFAGDGDGASARTAAPPPGRMAVVNTLLDAAPPALRERLLVEFVGLLQRPTW; encoded by the coding sequence ATGATCGACGACGAAGCTGACCGGCGGGCGCTGCCCGGGAACGGCCTGCCCGCCGAGCGCGTGTTGGCGGAGGTACGGGCGCTGCGCGCCGCCGACCGGCCCACGCACGGGGGACGGCTGTTCGCCTACGTCTACGACCCGGCGGTGCCCGGCCTGGACGAGCTGGCCGCCGCCGCGTACGCCGGCAGCGCCCACGTCAACGGGCTCGACCCGACCGCCTTTCCGTCGCTGCTGGCGATGGAGAACGCGCTGGTCGGTGCGGCCGCGCGGCTGCTCGGCGGCGGCCCCGGCAGCGCCGCACCGGACGTCGTCGGCAGCGTCACCAGCGGCGGCACCGAGTCGCTGATCCTGGCCGTGAAGGCCGCCCGCGACGCCCACCCGGAGATCGCCGCGCCCCGGATCGTGGTGCCGGCCAGCGCGCACGCCGCGTTCGCCAAGGCGGCGCACTACCTGCGGGTCGCCGTGGACACGGTGCCCGTGTCGGCGTCGACGCTGCGGCCGGCCGCCGCCGACGTGGCAGCCGCCATCGGCCCCGACACGGTGCTGGTGGCCTGCTCCGCCCCCTCGTACGCGCACGGCGTCGTCGACCCCGTCGCCGAGATCGCCGGGGCCGCCGCCACGGCCGGGGTGCGCTGCCACGTCGACGCCTGCTTCGGCGGCTGGACCCTGCCGTATCTGCGCCGGCTCGGGGTGGACGTACCGCCGTTCGACTTCGCCGTCGCGGGGGTCACCTCGATCTCCGTGGACCTGCACAAGTACGCGTACGCCCCAAAGGGCGTGTCCGTGCTGCTGCACCGCGACGCGGCGCTGCGCGCCCCGCAGTACTTCGCGTACGCGGACTGGCCCGGCTACACGATGGTGAACCCGGTCATCGCCTCCACCCGCTCCGGCGGGCCGATCGCCGCCGCGTACGCCACCCTGCGGCACCTCGGCGACGACGGGTACCTACGGCTCGCGGCGGCCACCCGGGACGCCGTCGCCGGCCTGGCCGACGCCGTGCGCGCGGCCGACGGGCTGCGGCTGATGGCCGAGCCGGAGTCGACCGTGGTCTGCTTCACCGCCACCGACGCGGGTCTCGACCTCTTCGTGCTGGTCGACGAGCTGGCCGCCCGCGGCTGGCACACCCAGCCCCAGCTGTCGTACGCCGATCTGCCGCCGAGCGTGCACCTGACGGTGACGGCCGCGGTGGCGCCGCGGGTGGCCGAGTTCGGCCCGGACCTCGCCGCCGCCGTGGCCGCCACCCGGGCCGCCGGGCCGGTGGCGCTCCCCGCCGAGCTGCTGGCCCTCGCGACCACGCTGACCCCTGACGCGCTCACCCCCGACCTGGTCGCCGGCCTGGCCGCCGGACTGGGCCTGACCGGCCCCGCACCCACCGCCGCCGACTCCGCCGGTGCCGAAGAGGCCGCAGGCCCCGCCGCCCCCGCCGACTTTGCCGGCGACGGCGACGGCGCCAGCGCCAGGACCGCCGCGCCGCCGCCCGGGCGGATGGCGGTGGTGAACACCCTGCTCGACGCCGCGCCGCCGGCGCTACGGGAACGGCTGCTGGTGGAGTTCGTCGGCCTGCTGCAACGCCCCACCTGGTGA
- a CDS encoding glutathione S-transferase family protein, which yields MGGTTEGGTTADAGGTATSGDEVLMRTGGRYVEPGGEFTRDQRYIATRITADARDGWPVEPGRYRLAVSRACPWANRLIIVRRLLGLEDAISMAVAGPTHDKRSWTFDLDPGGRDPVLGVERLAEAYFARFPGYERGITVPAIVDVPTGQVVTNDFGPMSLDLSTQWTAYHREGAPDLYPERLRDEIDEVSAALFRDVNNGVYRCGFAGDQAAYEKAYHRLFDRLDWLGERLAGQRYLVGDTITEADIRLFTTLVRFDPVYHGHFKCNRSKLAEMPVLWAYARDLFQTPGFGDTIDFDHIKRHYYEVHRDINPTGVVPLGPDLANWLTPHGREALGGRPFGDGTPPPPPPPAERVDPAHTPLP from the coding sequence ATGGGCGGCACGACCGAGGGCGGCACGACGGCTGACGCGGGAGGCACCGCCACCAGCGGCGACGAGGTGCTGATGCGCACCGGCGGCAGGTACGTCGAGCCGGGCGGCGAGTTCACCCGCGACCAGCGCTACATCGCCACCCGGATCACGGCCGACGCCCGCGACGGCTGGCCGGTGGAGCCCGGCCGGTACCGGCTGGCGGTCAGCCGCGCCTGCCCCTGGGCGAACCGGCTGATCATCGTACGGCGGCTGCTCGGGCTGGAGGACGCGATCTCGATGGCGGTGGCCGGCCCCACCCACGACAAGCGGAGCTGGACGTTCGACCTCGACCCGGGCGGGCGCGACCCGGTGCTCGGCGTCGAGCGGTTGGCCGAGGCGTACTTCGCCCGCTTTCCCGGCTACGAGCGGGGCATCACCGTGCCGGCGATCGTGGACGTGCCGACCGGGCAGGTGGTCACCAACGACTTCGGGCCGATGAGCCTCGACCTCTCCACCCAGTGGACGGCGTACCACCGGGAGGGAGCGCCCGACCTCTACCCGGAGCGGCTGCGCGACGAGATCGACGAGGTGAGCGCGGCGCTGTTCCGGGACGTCAACAACGGCGTCTACCGGTGCGGCTTCGCCGGCGACCAGGCGGCGTACGAGAAGGCGTACCACCGGCTCTTCGACCGGCTCGACTGGCTGGGCGAGCGGCTGGCCGGGCAGCGCTACCTGGTTGGGGACACCATCACCGAGGCGGACATCCGGCTGTTCACCACCCTGGTCCGCTTCGACCCGGTCTACCACGGCCACTTCAAGTGCAACCGGAGCAAGCTGGCCGAGATGCCGGTGCTCTGGGCGTACGCCCGGGACCTGTTCCAGACGCCGGGCTTCGGCGACACGATCGACTTCGACCACATCAAGCGGCACTACTACGAGGTGCACCGCGACATCAATCCGACCGGGGTGGTGCCGCTCGGCCCCGACCTGGCGAACTGGCTCACTCCGCACGGCCGGGAGGCCCTCGGTGGCCGCCCCTTCGGCGACGGCACCCCGCCCCCGCCGCCCCCGCCCGCCGAGCGCGTCGACCCCGCCCACACGCCGCTGCCCTGA
- a CDS encoding SigE family RNA polymerase sigma factor — protein sequence MGARANEPPPTVDARAAEGGTPITFDDFYHAHFRGVTAQLCAYTGDLGQAQDLAQEAFCRALARWDRLARYDDPVAWIRRVAWNLARSRWRRLRTARGHLLRQRRVETQVAGPTPDRVDIERALAALPANHRRAVVLHYLADMSVAQIAAQEGVAEGTVKSWLHRGRAALATLLDENPEGVGHA from the coding sequence ATGGGAGCCCGCGCCAACGAACCACCCCCGACGGTCGACGCGCGGGCCGCCGAGGGCGGGACGCCGATCACCTTCGACGACTTCTACCACGCGCACTTCCGGGGTGTCACCGCGCAACTCTGCGCGTACACCGGCGACCTGGGCCAGGCCCAGGACCTGGCCCAGGAGGCGTTCTGCCGGGCGCTCGCCCGGTGGGACCGGCTGGCCCGTTACGACGACCCGGTGGCCTGGATCCGGCGGGTGGCCTGGAACCTCGCGCGCAGCCGGTGGCGTCGGCTGCGTACCGCCCGCGGCCACCTGCTGCGACAGCGGCGGGTGGAGACGCAGGTCGCGGGACCTACGCCGGACCGGGTGGACATCGAGAGGGCACTCGCGGCGCTGCCGGCGAACCACCGGCGGGCCGTCGTCCTGCACTACCTGGCCGACATGTCCGTCGCCCAGATCGCGGCGCAGGAGGGGGTCGCGGAGGGCACGGTCAAGTCGTGGCTGCACCGGGGCCGCGCCGCCCTGGCCACCCTGCTCGACGAGAACCCGGAGGGAGTCGGCCATGCCTGA
- a CDS encoding MFS transporter: MDAPSGGAGPVAGALPRRVHAGYALGSLATGAFGTVPGLLLLPYLTDTLGVAAGAAALLVLLPKAWDVLVNPVAGRISDRTRSRWGARRPYLLVAGLALGVLFAAIFAAPFGAGPAAGAYVAVAFLATATAFAFFQVPYVAMPAELTDDYAERTRLMSWRIAVLALAILVSGAVAPLVRDAGGGGLPGHRWMGLFVAGLIVLGAVGAFLGTRSAPGGTVAESEPTLRAQLAVVAGNRPFRALLVCFVVQSAGVATVLAGVNYFAEQILRDPGGGPTILFACFVAPALLVMPLWTRVGARVGKLAALVAASLIFAAGALALVAAPVLPALAVYPLVALIGVGYAGQQVFALAMLPDCIAYDTARTGRRQAGVFTGVWTAGETFGLALGPGIFGLVLQLTGYVSSDTGTAATQSDTARLGILIGFTVLPALLVGLAVLFLRPYDLTSARLAAEPDPTPHTHPADHAVVVGDESR, encoded by the coding sequence ATGGACGCGCCGTCGGGTGGAGCAGGTCCGGTCGCTGGCGCGCTGCCGCGCCGGGTGCACGCCGGTTACGCACTCGGATCGCTGGCCACCGGCGCGTTCGGCACCGTGCCCGGCCTGCTCCTGCTGCCGTACCTGACCGACACCCTCGGCGTCGCGGCGGGCGCGGCCGCCCTGCTGGTGCTCCTGCCGAAGGCGTGGGACGTGCTGGTCAACCCGGTCGCCGGCCGGATTTCCGACCGCACCCGCTCGCGCTGGGGCGCCCGCCGGCCGTACCTGCTGGTCGCCGGGCTCGCCCTCGGCGTGCTCTTCGCCGCCATCTTCGCCGCGCCGTTCGGTGCCGGGCCGGCCGCCGGGGCGTACGTGGCGGTCGCCTTCCTCGCCACGGCCACCGCGTTCGCCTTCTTCCAGGTTCCGTACGTGGCGATGCCGGCGGAGCTGACCGACGACTACGCCGAACGTACCCGCCTGATGAGCTGGCGGATCGCGGTGCTGGCGCTGGCCATCCTGGTCTCCGGCGCGGTGGCCCCGCTGGTGCGCGACGCCGGCGGCGGAGGCCTGCCCGGGCACCGCTGGATGGGCCTCTTCGTCGCCGGGCTGATCGTGCTCGGCGCGGTCGGCGCGTTCCTCGGCACCCGGTCCGCCCCCGGTGGCACGGTGGCGGAGAGCGAGCCGACGCTGCGCGCCCAGCTCGCCGTCGTCGCCGGCAACCGGCCGTTCCGGGCGCTGCTGGTCTGCTTCGTGGTGCAGTCCGCCGGGGTCGCCACCGTCCTCGCCGGGGTCAACTACTTCGCCGAGCAGATCCTGCGCGACCCCGGGGGCGGGCCGACCATCCTGTTCGCCTGCTTCGTCGCGCCGGCGCTGCTGGTGATGCCGCTCTGGACCCGGGTCGGCGCGCGGGTCGGCAAGCTCGCCGCCCTGGTCGCGGCGTCGCTGATCTTCGCGGCGGGCGCGCTGGCCCTGGTCGCCGCCCCGGTGCTGCCCGCCCTCGCGGTCTACCCGCTGGTGGCGCTGATCGGCGTCGGCTACGCCGGGCAGCAGGTGTTCGCCCTCGCCATGCTCCCGGACTGCATCGCGTACGACACGGCGCGTACCGGCCGGCGGCAGGCCGGCGTCTTCACGGGGGTCTGGACGGCCGGCGAGACCTTCGGGCTGGCCCTCGGGCCGGGCATCTTCGGCCTGGTGCTCCAGCTCACCGGCTACGTCTCCTCCGACACCGGCACGGCGGCCACCCAGTCCGACACCGCCCGACTGGGCATCCTGATCGGCTTCACGGTCCTCCCCGCCCTCCTGGTGGGCCTGGCGGTCCTCTTCCTCCGCCCCTACGACCTGACCTCGGCCCGCCTGGCCGCCGAGCCCGACCCGACCCCCCACACCCACCCGGCCGATCATGCGGTTGTGGTGGGGGACGAAAGCCGCTGA